The following proteins are encoded in a genomic region of Streptomyces sp. NBC_01723:
- a CDS encoding GlxA family transcriptional regulator — MAPESAAPARPYRVALVAFPGIRAFDVSVITEVWGTDRTDRGAPAFDLRRVAADRANPVPMRGGLALHPDRALGWLDRADLVVVPGLDDHLTPAPAPVLDALRRAHARGTTVAALCGGAFTLAQAGLLDGRRAITHWRLIDLLRTHHPRVTVVPDALFIEDDNIWTAAGTAAGIDLCLHLVRLAHGAEAAATIARSMVTAPFRTGTQAQFIERPTPRADRDADTLAAVREHALRHLHEPLTVADLAARADMSPRSFARHFTAETGTTPLRWLLGQRVAAAQRLLERTDLPMPEVARRAGFGSEVTMRQHFASRLATSPRAYRSAFTGGNSPIAR; from the coding sequence ATGGCGCCCGAATCCGCGGCACCGGCCCGGCCCTACCGCGTAGCCCTCGTGGCCTTCCCCGGCATCCGGGCCTTCGACGTCTCCGTCATCACCGAGGTCTGGGGCACCGACCGCACCGACCGCGGCGCCCCCGCCTTCGACCTGCGCCGGGTCGCCGCCGACCGCGCGAACCCGGTCCCGATGCGCGGCGGCCTCGCCCTCCACCCCGACCGCGCCCTCGGCTGGCTGGACCGCGCCGACCTCGTCGTGGTCCCGGGCCTCGACGACCACCTCACCCCGGCGCCCGCCCCCGTCCTCGACGCCCTCCGCCGTGCCCATGCCCGCGGCACCACCGTCGCCGCCCTGTGCGGCGGCGCCTTCACCCTCGCCCAGGCCGGCCTGCTCGACGGCCGCCGCGCCATCACCCACTGGCGGCTGATCGACCTCCTGCGGACCCACCACCCCCGTGTCACCGTGGTCCCCGACGCCCTCTTCATCGAGGACGACAACATCTGGACCGCCGCCGGCACGGCGGCCGGCATCGACCTCTGCCTCCACCTGGTCCGCCTGGCCCACGGCGCCGAAGCCGCCGCCACCATCGCCCGCTCGATGGTCACCGCCCCGTTCCGCACCGGCACCCAGGCCCAGTTCATCGAGCGGCCCACACCCCGGGCCGACCGTGACGCCGACACCCTCGCCGCCGTCCGCGAACACGCCCTGCGCCACCTCCACGAGCCGCTCACGGTCGCCGACCTGGCCGCCCGCGCCGACATGTCCCCCCGCTCCTTCGCCCGTCACTTCACGGCCGAGACCGGCACCACCCCCCTGCGCTGGCTCCTCGGCCAGCGCGTCGCCGCCGCCCAGCGACTCCTCGAACGCACCGACCTGCCCATGCCCGAGGTCGCCCGCCGGGCGGGCTTCGGCAGCGAGGTCACGATGCGCCAGCACTTCGCATCGCGCCTCGCCACCAGCCCCCGCGCCTACCGGTCCGCGTTCACGGGCGGCAACAGCCCGATCGCCCGGTAG